The Deinococcus sp. KSM4-11 sequence CGCTCGAACCCGCCCAACCACCCACGGCGGTGGCTCTCCCGCAGCTCTGGGATCGGCAGGCCCTCGTGACGCAACACCATCCGGGTGCCGCCCCCACTGGGCTGCAGGGTCACGCTGACCAGCGACGCGTGCTCGCTCAGGCTGGTCAGCCAGGTGAACACCAGGCGGGTCGGACGCTGCACTTCCCGGTAGACCCCCGAGGCCGTCATCTGCTGCCCATTCGGCATCCGCATGGTCAGGTGGTAGTGGCCACCCACGTGCGTGTGGACGTCGAGGCGTTCCACGACCGCGTGTGGGAAGGGCAGCCACTGGGCCCACGCGTCCCCGACCCAGGCGTCGAACACCCGTTCCGGCGGGGCGGTGAAGTGCCGGGTGAT is a genomic window containing:
- a CDS encoding SRPBCC domain-containing protein, giving the protein MAHQTTPEPSIAGGILGNDAFEITRHFTAPPERVFDAWVGDAWAQWLPFPHAVVERLDVHTHVGGHYHLTMRMPNGQQMTASGVYREVQRPTRLVFTWLTSLSEHASLVSVTLQPSGGGTRMVLRHEGLPIPELRESHRRGWLGGFERLEPLLLTPQAAP